The genomic stretch taaaaaaaaaaaaaaaaaattttttaaacaaagcttAAATTTGAGCTGAGAAAGATGCACATGAACACAAGAGGCAAAGTAAAACCTGTAAGAGAGAAATCCCATCATTCACCCACCCCTAAATCACGGATTCTTAAATACAGATTACCTTGTttactgtaataaaataaaaaatgaatgttcaAGTTAAGTACATTATATATGATAGTATCTATTAAGAAAACTGAATGTAAAATGCTTCCTATAAACTAATGTAGTTTGCATTTCAGAGTGGCATCTTTATTTATGTAGCATAAATACGAAATCTTCTCTGTTCAGGTTGTGTTAGGTTTGTCGAaggggaaaaacacaaacacacgcacacacaacaaacgGCTTTGTATGCTGTATAAACCCAGATTGCATCACTAATAGATTGTTAAAATCTCAAATCGTTTACATTAGTAAATAAAATACTTCCATTTTCAGCaatgtctctgtgtttgggtgAACGGACTCTTCCGTCTGTCCTTCAGGGTGAAAATATAGtcctctttgtttctttgtaaaattaaaaaaacatcactcACAAAAAGGGTCACTTATGAAAGAcgagaagaaaagaaaaccgaaaaaagttttttgtttttatagaaAGGAAGCCGGCTTGTGAGGTTAGCCACATCCCAGCTGAGGAGGCAGGATAGAGGCCCCAGCTACTCAAAACATTCCCACAATGCTGCTGCAATGTAGTGCCAATGTTATTACACATTATAACATTACgacggggcagcctgtagccaagtggctacggtgcatgactgagacccggaaggttggtgagTTCAAGCCCCagcatagccacaataagatcagtgctgcTGTCGGGCCgttgaggaaggcccttaaccccacattgctccaggtggggttggcccctgcttagacAAACTAACTGAgctgctttggatgaaaagcgTCAGCTTATAACGTATAAAAGATTCCAATAACATTGTGGGAACATTTTGTGTTCTGCGGGGCCTAGTCCACGGGCGAGAGGCCCACTCTGGTCCAGGGGAGACAGGCCCACGTCTAGTCCACGGGTAAGAGGCCTAACTCTAGTCCACGGGCCCCTGGAATATGAGTCTGACGTAGCCCCTCTCCCCGTTCAGCTGCTGGGCGCAGAAGGGGCAGGCGGCGTGGAAGGTGTGGGTGCCGTGCGGCAGGGGGATCTGGCTCCAGTACGCCGCCGTCTTCTCCGAGCAGACGTGCCCGCAGGGCGCGAAGGCGTGCGTGGGGGGCGCCGCGTCCAGGTAGAAGCCCGCCTCGCAGCCCAGCCACAGGGGCACGTAGGGCCCGCGGGCCCGGCACATGGGAcactcccgctcccgctcccgctcccgctcccgctcccgctcccccgGCGCCCGGCCCCCGCCCCAGCTGTGGTAGCCGTGCACGTGGCCGCAGCGCAGGTAGACCCAGGGCTGCTTGTCGTCCACCACGTCCTTGCGGCGCATGCTGGGGAAGGCCAGCGTGTTGAAGCCCACGGGGCACTGCGGCCGCGCCGCGTTGATCTCCTGCCGCAGCGCCTCCAGGTGCTTCAGCGTGGGCGTGCGCGACAGCCCCTCCGCCGTGCGCCACAGCAGGGTCGCCCCGCACAGGTCGATCAGAGACCCGTCCACCAGCTCCTGAGACTCGTTCTCCAcctgagagtcagagagagagtcagagcacAGCGATTACTACAATACTGAGACTCGTTCTCCACCTGAgcgagtcagagagagagtcagagcacAGCGATTACTACAATACTCAGACTCGTTCTCCAcctgagagagtcagagagagagtcagcaCAGCGATTACTACAGAGACTCGTTCTCCACCTgcgagtcagagagagagtcagagcacAGCGATTACTACAATACTCAGACTCGTTCTCCAcctgagagagtcagagagagagtcagcaCAGCGATTACTACAGAGACTCCTTCTCCACCTgcgagtcagagagagagtcagagcacAGCGATTACTGCAATACTCAGACTCGTTCTCCtcctgggagggagagagtcagaACAGAAGAACTACTCCCGTTACTTACAGCTGTGCTGCTTATACACTTCAGCTATTACTGCTATTGCATCtaatactacattacattacattattggcatttggcagacgctcttatccagagcgacgtacaacaaagtgcatacccatagccagggctaagtgcgctgaaagaccctagagggaagtacaatttcaattgctacctgtacaacaaagataaggaccagggtcaatttttgtttttttgttttttagtaCTACTAGTACTACAGCTGCCACGGTTACTGCTGCTGTCACTCCTACTACTACaacaaagagaaacaaagagtattttcatgttaattgttattgagaaaaaaaaaagtcagccaGCACCCTATAATTCAAAGCAAGACCTACTATCACACTATGCTAACATGCTGACATCTCTTGCAATGCCTAACATTTTCCTGTAGGTGGCAAACTATTCCAGCATTAGGTTTTGGGGAACGTGTCGTGGGTGttggcacactgcacacagctctggaggagggggaaagagcaaaaggggggagagagggagagggggagagagagggggagggagagagagggggggagggggagggggagggggagggagagagagggggggagggggagggggagggggagggagagagagggggggagggagagagagggggggagggagagagagatggagagagagggggagggagagagagagatggatagggCGCCAGtgtgagcgagggagggagagtgtgactGAGACTGTCAGACtgtgaggaagggagagagagagagggataaactgaaagagagagggtcagagagagagagagagagagagatgaatgtgattggttggacAGAGGAATGGGGAATGTGTTTGCGTAGAGTTCCTATGAGGCAGAGCGCACACCCATACACTCGTCAGGAGACCAGCTGGGCTCAGAGCTccagagagccccccccccccccccccccccttcaaccCTGCACTCCAGTCAATCACCACCGTCTCCCATGGATACGGGGAGGTCCTGCTAGACGTGGGTCACCACCCATAATTTCAGTCTCTGTGACCCATCTGTCCGAGACCACACAGAATCTACCGAATCCCCCCCGCAACTTATCCTAAGTTCAACTCGATTGGGTCTCGGACGTCCACTCGTCTCTGGGTGGTCTACGGCGAGGCCAGAGACACTGGAGAGGTGCATCCTGGGAGACGGCTGGCTGGGGGGTCGTGACGACATCCACGGGGCATTTTCAGGGCATGTTATCGGTGTGATGTCATCAGCCCGCGCCACAGAGACCACGCAGTCCAAGGACTTCGAGCACAGCCGGGTCTCGGTTgcgcacacaacacaaaccactTCGACTGCAATCATTGGTCTTTATTGCAGTGGCAGCAACTCCCTAAATACCTACGTCTCGATAGCAATTCCAGAAAATTAGCCGAACCCACCCTTTTGGGGGAGGAGGTAAGGGATCCTCCGGATGTTGAAAGAGtaaactcaactcaactcaactgtAACCGAGCAATAAGGCTTGAGAGGTCGTGGTAGGCTATTTATCGGCAATACAGTCACGGCTGAAGGGTGTTAGCACGAGGAGCGTGAGTGGGTGGGACGTGGCGTTGTAAATCTGTGAACATTGGGGTTCTGTGAAAGCTTGGGAGCTCCTGGACTAGTAGTTATTAATCAGCTTCGTCCTTAATTTGAACAGGATGGGTTTGGCGGGAGAAGTCGCCCGTAATCTGAATCTAGTTCTCGCACACGAGCGTCAGTGAGCTGACCATGGCTGTCCTTTCTCCGCGTGTATCCACAGCACAGCTTATACCTGGGGCTTACACTGCTGTAATGATTTCAGAACAGGACAAAACCAGCTCTGTGAGAGGGAACAAACCAGCACTTCAGTCAAGTCGCGCTGACATTTTAGGCCAGTGTGGCCTTGATCAGAGGATGCAATCTCCACTAAATCTCCTGCCTGTTAAACAGCAGACAATGTTAACGACGCAGAATAATCAGAACTGTGAATAAAGACCAGTGAAAGGGGAGCCCACTCAAACACTCGTGGTGAAGGTAAAGTGAGCCATTTGCATATAACCTCCCCCGTAGTGAAGATAAAATCCATCGCGCCTTAAATAACAGAATGTACCTGCCGTTCAGAAGCTCTAGTCCCAGCGAACCCTGAGAAGCAGTATGTCATGAGCTCACCTCACAGATTGTGTTTAACCTCAGAGGCTGCGTTCACACGGTGGAGGTATGCAGTCGACGCCAAACCGGATATGTGATGCGTTTCACTGAAACAGCGACAGAAACCATCGCCTCCGCCAGTGTTAAACACCGCACACCGCAACCCCCGACCAAACCGTCCGCCGATATCTCAATTCCCCCAGCGTTCACCGTCGTCCGTAGTGGAGGGACGAACCGGACGTCGTTTTTTTAGAAGCAAAATTAAATCGGCATTCACTTTTGTCGTCCCACCCTTTGTGGTCTGTTCACCAGTGCAGGTAACGTTCAATTAATGAGACAACAAGCCCTGCCCTACCATTGTCTTCGCTGAAGGCTGACGTTATGCTTAGCTGATCAATGACACCCTGCTATAATGCAGTCACATGCTTCCACTTGTGCCTGGGTCAAATAGAGCATCTTTTGGATTAAAGTAACTTTCTACCTttctactgagcttgtctggtgtattggaacctgtgaaatactctcaaaaagtgcaaaaccccgccttctggacCTCTTGGTTGCCTCagtttgcaccaggcaagatcagtcgagcacagaaacactgacccaggtctgtttctaCACTAGGAGCCCCAGACCAGGCTAGAGGAAGCCAGACACTCATTCACCTCGACAGGCCCTGAGGTCTGATTCACTTTAACTCTGAATTTTAAGCACAGAGAGACGGTGActcactaccaacacaaccgcCTCAGAGGCAATAAACCAAAACACACcgtctacattacatttataacatcccaaatgtgttccttcacCCCGAATCAGCTCAGTTGAGTTGAGAGTTAGGGAGGCACCCCTGTTTGGATCTTATTCTGAGGTGGAATACAGCCAGCTGAATCTAATCCAGGGTTAATGGGGCGAGGTTAGCATTGAGGCAGGCTGTGTAAGATGCTtgttggggtgtgggggtgaggttagCATTGAGGCAGGCTGTGTAAGATGCTtgttggggtgtgggggtgaggttagCATTGAGGCAGGCTGTGTAAGATGCTTGTTTTGGTGTGGGGGTAAGGTTAGCATTGAGGCAGGCTGTGTAAGATGCTTGTTGGGGTGAGGTTAGCATTGAGGCAGGCTGTGTAAGATGCTtgttggggtgtgggggtaAGGTTAGCATTGAGGCAGGCTGTGTAAGATGCTtgttggggtgtgggggtgaggttagCATTGAGGCAGGCTGTGTAAGATGCTtgttggggtgtgggggtgaggttagCATTGAGGCAGGCTGTGTAAGATGCTtgttggggtgtgggggtgaggttagCATTGAGGCAGGCTGTGTAAGATGCGTGTTGGGGTGTGGGGGATTAGGTTAAGGGCGCGGGGGTGAGGTTAGCATGTTTTGGGGTGTAACCCGGGGCGCTCCCCACCATCTTGCCCCTCTGCTGGGCGGAGCGCGTCTCCCTGAGGGTGAAGACGTTGCCGCACACGGAGATCTCCCTCCACACGCCGGGGCGGGAGTCCTGCGTGAAGCCGTGCCGCGGGCGCATCACCAGCACGCCGTTGGTGGTCAAACCGTCCATCTGCCCGTCCGCCGTCCGCCACTTAGCCGCCttctcctgggggggggggggggggggaggggggggggggagggagggagggagagggagggagagagggggagagagggggggagggagagagggggggagggagggagagggggagaggagggggagagggagggagagagagagagaggagagggagggagagagagggagaggagggggagggagagagagggaggcgggggagagagtggagggaaagagggagggagagagggaggggggagagagagggagggagagagagggaggcgggggagggagagagagggaggcgggggagagagtggagggaaagagggagggagagagggaggggggagagagagggagggagagagagggaggcgggggagagagtagagggagagggagaaagagaaagggggggtcaggggtcagcttTCCCTCTGCTGGCTCACAGACTGTGTGATCAGACTTGTGTGGGTTGGGTGTCACGTTCCTGCTGCATCATCTCTTCCTCATGTACTGTGAGTCtgcctcatcatcatcatcatcatcacctccTTGTGTACAGTGAGCAGATGCaagtggtgtggggtgtgtgtgtgtgtgtgtgtgtgtgtattttaggggtgtgtgtatgtatatgagtgtgagtgtgtgtgtgtggatgtgtgtgtgtgtgtgtgtgtgtgtgagtgagtgagtgagtgagtgtgtgtgcctgtgtgagtgagtgtgtgagtgtgagtgagcgagtgcgtgtgtgcgtgtctgagtgtgtgtgtgagtgtgtgtgagtgtgtgtgtgtgagtgcgtgtgtgtgtgtgtgagtgtgtgtgagtgtgtgtgtgtgagtgcgtgtgtgagtgtgtgtgagtgagtgtgtgtgagtgtgagtgtgagtgtgtgtgagtgagtgtgtgtgtgtgtgtgtgcgagtgtgtgtgagtgtgtgtgtgtgtgtgtgtgtgagtgtgtgtgagtgtgagtgtgtgagcgtctcACCCCCAGGAAGATGTTCTTGGAGCAGTCGAACCCGGCGGCGTAGATGCgggcggtgtggggggggcCGCGCTGACACAGCACCCTGCAGGAGAAGCGGGAGATGGTgctctgccccgcccccccctccccgttaCCATGGCTACCGGGCACCGTGTCCGTCACCACCAGGTCTATGGGGCTCTCTGTGGACCGCCCGATCTGGGAGAGGGGGAATTATGTAACACAAACATCCATCTATTATATTACTAAAATCATATAATAGAAATAAACAACTAAATGCTTCCCATTTAATCACGTCGTAATAACCAGAAAGCATATGCATACGTATCAGAATCGGGGTGTCTTCAGAGTTGAGCGTTCAGTCAGGGTGTGTACCAGACGATGTGCGTGTTGAGACAGGGTTGTGGGGACATTGGTGTGTTTAGGGACGGCTGTGGGGATGTTGGTGTGTTTAGGGACGGCTGTGGGGATGTTGGTGTGTTTAGGG from Conger conger chromosome 2, fConCon1.1, whole genome shotgun sequence encodes the following:
- the LOC133122692 gene encoding E3 ubiquitin-protein ligase pellino homolog 1, with protein sequence MFSPDQENICTASTKAPVKYGELIILGYNGSLPNGDRGRRKSRFALCRRPKANGVRPSTVHVACTPQAAKAISNKDQHSISYTLSRAQTVVVEYTHDSNTDMFQIGRSTESPIDLVVTDTVPGSHGNGEGGAGQSTISRFSCRVLCQRGPPHTARIYAAGFDCSKNIFLGEKAAKWRTADGQMDGLTTNGVLVMRPRHGFTQDSRPGVWREISVCGNVFTLRETRSAQQRGKMVENESQELVDGSLIDLCGATLLWRTAEGLSRTPTLKHLEALRQEINAARPQCPVGFNTLAFPSMRRKDVVDDKQPWVYLRCGHVHGYHSWGGGRAPGERERERERERERECPMCRARGPYVPLWLGCEAGFYLDAAPPTHAFAPCGHVCSEKTAAYWSQIPLPHGTHTFHAACPFCAQQLNGERGYVRLIFQGPVD